From the genome of Vicia villosa cultivar HV-30 ecotype Madison, WI linkage group LG2, Vvil1.0, whole genome shotgun sequence, one region includes:
- the LOC131651942 gene encoding 3-hydroxy-3-methylglutaryl-coenzyme A reductase 1-like, whose translation MDAHQRSLNAVECSALSGKLSKTKSQKHDSQSQPSLYLTNAVFFGLFFSVAYFLLHRWREKIRTSTPLHVLTISEIVAVVSLIASFFYLMAFFGIGFILHPFAASRAIQYDEEDEAEIDKTTGSCLVGFAPKLPLLPPKTAVKKVAPASVTLQLSSDDEEVVQAVVSGSIPSYSLESKLGDCRRAAAIRNQAVERVTGKSLEGLPIENFDYDSILGQCCEMPIGFVQIPVGVAGPLLLDGKEFTVPMATTEGCLVASTNRGCKAIYVSGGASAVVLRDGMTRAPVVRFI comes from the coding sequence ATGGACGCTCACCAGCGAAGCCTGAATGCCGTCGAATGTTCAGCTCTCTCCGGCAAACTTTCGAAAACGAAAAGCCAAAAACATGATTCACAATCACAACCTTCACTCTACTTAACTAACGCTGTTTTCTTCGGCCTCTTCTTTTCTGTCGCCTACTTTCTTCTTCACAGATGGCGTGAGAAGATCCGAACCTCTACTCCTCTACATGTACTCACAATCTCTGAGATTGTAGCTGTCGTTTCACTCATCGCTTCATTTTTCTATCTTATGGCTTTCTTCGGAATTGGCTTCATCCTTCATCCATTTGCTGCGTCTCGTGCCATTCAgtatgatgaagaagatgaagcagAGATTGATAAAACCACTGGTTCATGCCTCGTCGGATTTGCACCGAAATTACCTCTGCTGCCACCGAAAACCGCCGTCAAAAAAGTTGCTCCAGCGTCGGTTACGTTGCAGCTTTCTTCTGATGACGAGGAGGTTGTCCAGGCTGTAGTTTCAGGATCAATTCCGTCTTACTCACTTGAATCCAAACTCGGAGATTGCCGGCGTGCGGCGGCGATTCGGAACCAAGCGGTGGAGAGAGTTACCGGAAAGTCACTTGAGGGTCTACcaattgaaaattttgattacGATTCTATATTAGGACAGTGTTGCGAGATGCCAATAGGTTTTGTTCAGATTCCGGTAGGAGTTGCTGGTCCTTTGTTGCTCGACGGGAAAGAGTTCACGGTTCCGATGGCAACAACCGAGGGTTGTTTGGTTGCAAGTACTAACAGAGGCTGTAAAGCTATTTATGTTTCCGGTGGTGCTTCTGCTGTTGTCCTCCGTGATGGCATGACTAGAGCACCAGTTGTTAGGTTCATTTGA